One window of Treponema denticola genomic DNA carries:
- a CDS encoding ABC transporter permease translates to MELPLYFRIAKSSVLQVTNEDFVMTLRAVGMSEKKIFRKYIFKNAILPTITVFGISLAYLITGVALIEIVFAWPGTGRLVLNAINQRDYPVLMGIYLIMSIAIAVMMMVVDIVYAIVDPRIRY, encoded by the coding sequence ATAGAACTTCCGCTATATTTCAGAATTGCAAAATCTTCAGTTCTACAAGTAACAAATGAAGATTTTGTTATGACATTAAGGGCTGTTGGAATGAGTGAAAAGAAGATTTTTAGAAAATATATTTTTAAAAATGCAATTTTACCTACAATTACTGTTTTCGGCATATCTTTGGCATATTTAATTACAGGTGTAGCTCTTATCGAAATTGTTTTTGCATGGCCGGGAACGGGAAGGCTTGTATTGAATGCCATTAATCAAAGAGATTATCCCGTTTTAATGGGTATTTATCTCATTATGAGTATTGCAATCGCTGTTATGATGATGGTTGTAGATATTGTGTATGCAATAGTAGATCCCAGAATCAGGTATTAA
- a CDS encoding ABC transporter permease, whose translation MKIEKIRELCKASYSDKQMRLGLICLFVLLVIIAFASQITNFNPYEYGDDILSGLGENGHILGTNHMGQDVFSMIVYGTATSLKVAVISALISGILGVIIGGIAGFFGGKVDQIISECINIFMMLPTFFLILLIIALFGSSIYNVMVVIGITTWPSNAKLMRAQALSIRERTYVKSAKALGENNRQILFKYIIPNGIFPVIANTTVGMSNAILTEAGLSFLGLGDPNIISWGQMIYQGKPYITTAWWISTFAGIGIVVTVTTFYLLGDGLNHILNPKNISSGGR comes from the coding sequence ATGAAAATCGAAAAAATACGGGAACTGTGTAAAGCTTCTTATTCCGATAAGCAAATGCGGTTGGGTCTAATCTGTCTTTTCGTACTGTTGGTAATCATAGCATTTGCATCTCAGATTACAAATTTTAATCCTTATGAGTATGGAGATGATATTCTATCCGGCTTAGGAGAAAATGGGCATATTTTAGGAACCAACCATATGGGGCAAGATGTTTTCAGTATGATTGTTTACGGAACAGCGACATCATTAAAAGTTGCGGTCATTTCAGCCTTAATATCGGGAATCCTCGGCGTAATAATCGGCGGGATAGCAGGATTTTTTGGAGGAAAAGTAGATCAAATAATATCCGAATGTATAAATATTTTTATGATGCTCCCCACTTTCTTTTTAATTCTATTGATTATAGCTCTTTTCGGGAGCAGCATTTATAATGTAATGGTGGTTATCGGAATTACAACATGGCCGAGTAATGCAAAATTAATGCGAGCTCAAGCCCTTTCGATACGCGAACGCACATATGTTAAGTCGGCAAAAGCTCTCGGAGAAAATAACAGGCAAATTTTATTTAAATATATTATTCCGAATGGCATCTTTCCCGTAATTGCGAACACTACGGTCGGAATGTCTAATGCTATTTTAACTGAAGCAGGTCTTTCTTTTTTAGGATTGGGAGATCCGAATATTATCTCATGGGGGCAAATGATATATCAGGGAAAGCCGTATATCACAACTGCATGGTGGATATCTACATTTGCAGGGATAGGGATCGTAGTAACGGTAACTACATTTTAT